The region ACACAGGAGGAAAGCATtgaccacttcagtactgggacacatttttaccttgagatttgagtaccattagaccattttattgacattagcaagggtttatggaggtcagaagattaatggccagggtcttcGCTATTCTGATCCCAACATAAatatctgaagctgtttaaaatcaccaaatagtcaccagaatgaatatgaaaacatgtcaaacaaCTGAAGGCATTAATTGAAAAGATCCCTGAGTTTGTGTGACGCCTTAAAATTATTGAAGTCATTAGTAGTTTTGCATGTCTAAAATCAACACTGCTAACAAACACCAACCCACCTGGTGAATAGTGTGTTGCAGAGCTGAACACCTGTGTGATAGATGGCCAGGTGTAAAGTATTGCCCAGGCCAGAGTCACGCCAGTCACTAccgcacccaccacacaccccacCACCAGGAGAGTGAGACCCAATCCACCCTTGTCATCGCACTCCTCTTCTGCCTCACACTTCCAATCCGCTGGCTCTGAAATGTTGAAGGTCCTCGTTACCAAAGGGCTCACTCATTATGTCAGGTTATCCAATATTCAGCGACTTTTTCCTGCACCATCAATGTTGGAGACTTAAACTtacaaaattatatgaaattatgTGTTTGACTTGAGTGAAAggaatgcaggagttaaccggtactctcaatcattcatcactactctgtccacctctctaatgcaggagttaaccggtactctcagtcattcaccactactctgtccacctctctaatgcaggagttaaccagtactctcaatcattcaccactactctgtccacctctctaatgtaagagttaaccggtactctcagtcattcaccactactctgtccacctctataatgcaggagttaaccagtactctcaatcattcaaacatttctctggtaaactctggaactccctaatgcaggagttaaccagtactctcaatcattcaaacatttctctggtaaactctggaactcccagcctgtgtctgtatttccaacattctatgacttgacttcatctaAGAgtgaggtttgaagacatttatccttcttttggctaaccctttcaAATCTGCATAGGAACTGCAACTGAGAGGGTCTTTTTGTCTAATTAcctatttttttgttgtcctttgccagtctccttcttacatagaaaaagaaagagaagtagtgaAGTGTTGCATTACCTAAGAGGAACTGGGCAGGGCTGGACACAACATGGCAGCCGTCAAGGGGACAGCGGTCGTCCAGTGGAGTGACCCGCGCACAGTACCACCCACTGCTCAGGTTGTGGAACGTGTACACTGACTGCAAGGAACACACCAACACTTGTTAGCCACTGAGTCATCATTCTgttgcttggtgtgtgtgtgtgtgtgtgtgtgtgtgtgtgtgtgtgtgtgtgtgtgtgtgtgtgtgtgtgtgtgttgtgcctaAGTTTCTGGGGGGTAGTACGGTTTCCATTAGTGGCAGATGGGACTAAGAGCGtcaatgctgtgtgtgtgtgtgtgtgtgtgtgtgtgtgtgtgtgtgtgtgtgtgtgtgtgtgtgtgtgtgtgtgtgtgtgtgtgtgtattttcttcatAGAGAGGGATGGCATATTGTGCATGTAGAATGAGTGAGGTGAATATGTGAGGAGAATATGTGAGGTGAATATGTGAGGTGTATGTGTGAGGTGAATGTGGCAGTCCTTAgttgaagtgagtgagtgagaagtgAAGAGTCTAGACACCTGCCTGCCTCACTTCCAGCCTGTTCTGTGGAATGATGGACATGTTGGGGAAGATGGCTGTGCCGGTGCAGTTGATGTGCAGCgagggatggtggtggagggtcaGGTCGTACGAGGAAAAGTTGAACTGCTCGCCAACCATCCACCGCACTGTGAGGGACTGCCtgtggagggaggtggtgctagtggtagtagtagtggtggtggtggtgtttatgtaagaggagaaactggcaaagggaaaaataaataagacccACTTAACTGCCAGTCCCTTGCaggccactcacacacacacaatcacatggATAATAATTTAAACAGCAAATCTTTGAACAATtcactcccaacacacacacacagacctgacCCTACATGTCTTAATAGTGGCACACCTGTGAGGGTTTGGCTCCAGGGAGAAGTAAGGGTCCCATGCCTCCATGTCTGTGACGTTGATGAGCGGCGCCACACACAGAGGCATGGTTCTCTCCGGCAGAGGGTACAGGTGTGGCTTCAGCTCAACATAGTAGCAGCCCGTGTCAATGTTGCTGTACTGGATGGGACCCTGATGGAGAGGACAtgtgcatcagagagagagagagagagagagagagagagagagagagagagagagagagagagagagagagagagagagagagagagagagagagagagagagagagagagagagaaactaacagCTAGATACAGACAAATggctatatacacacacacaccgcgtagtgtagtggttagcacactcgactcacaatcgagagggtccgggttcgagtcccagaggcggcgaggtaaatgggcaagcctcttaatgtctggcccctgttcacccagcagtaaataggtacgggatgtaactcgaggggttgtggcctcgcttttccggtgtgtggagtgtggtgtggtctcagtcctacccgaagatcggtctatgagctctgacctcgctccgtaatggggaagactggctgggtgaccagcaggcgaccgaggtgaattacacacacacctgtgtcACATTCTTGTCTCTGCCAATGCGTTCAGATCCCATGAGTGGGTCGCCTGGTTTCTCTGTGTCCTGATGGGCGGTGGAGAGGCTCTGGCCCTCCCGGTACAGCTGCACATTCACCGCTACGGACACCACAATACATTAGGACACAAAAAACTAAACATTAGGGCAGGAAACAATGCTAATTAATCCAGGAAACAGTGATCGGGGTCTCAAtataatttctttccctttcacttaCTTCTCAGGTTAAAATTTACTGCTTTATTTACTTGCTTCTCAGTAAATTTGCCCTTTTCAAGCTTAAATGTGTTATTTCCTGACCTATCCTGACTACTGGTGCTGAGAAAGTTAGTGACATGACTCTTGCTTTGAGAATTGTGGGTAACTCCTCTATACTGACAGCACAGAAGGCAAAAGCTGTGACTTACTAGAGCAGGCCGGCTGGCAGGACTCGGTGAGGCTGTAGTTGAAGGTCAAAACAGCCGTCATGTTGTTGTAattgagagagaaggagaaacatttGCAGCAAACACAGGGGCCTCCTTCCGTGCCCTCCACCCCAGCTGGTGTTGTGTGGGAGGtctggtgtttgtgttgtgttaggcGGTGTTTGCGGTGTGTGCTGTACTGTAGCTGGCTCAGGTTCTGCAGGATGAGCTCGGTGTTAGACAGGCCCggcttcttcctcccctccagcCCAGACGTGGCCATCTTGTGTCTCCTGTTCCTCACCAGAATTCTCTCCCTCCGcctctctgcacacacacacacacacagatacaattAACAGTGATGACAATGGTATGACTCACTAATACTACTGCGACATACCTATTTCTTAACTTCATTAGTGACTGACACCTCAGCGGGTAGTTTTTTtaaatcaatttatttattttttttcccttagccAGATTTCCgtcttaaaagaaagaaaaaaaaaaaaaaaaaaaaaaaaaaaaaaaaaaaaaaaaaaaaaaaaaagatgtactgCCACTGGGTAAATAGACACAGCAGAAAATTATAGATGCATTGAAACACAGCACAGAAGTTGAATGTAATGacagcacaacacaaacacagatggAATAAAAGATGCAACACAAAAATTGCATTGTTTGAGTTGCAAGTTTGTGAGAGAAAACATGACTTTATATACAACACAATCTTTGGGAAACTCACTTGTGGGCAGTAAAAAATGGTGTTTTCTGACAAttagccttcctcttcctcctcctcctgctggtgttgAGTCAGTGAGTCCATCCAGCTCTCCTGTGTCGACCCTTTTGAAAACCTTGACCTGATATGACCCATGAGGCAAGGTCAGGTTGTGTAGGGTGACCTGGCctggctgtggtgttgtgacccGCACCATCACACATCGCTGGCGTCCGTGGTGCAGCCTCCGTGCCAGCctgcccgtcaccaccaccacggcccgCTCTGGAAGTATTAGAATTGTCAACACCATTGCAATCGCTGCTGTTCAGACTATGACATGCTAAACaatgccacacaccaccaccaccaccaccacaatcactactgccaccaccatcaccaccaccacaaccaccaagaccaccaccacaacaaccacaacaccaccatcacaccaccacaaccacctccaccaccacaacaccaccaccaccatcactactcacGTGTGTTCCAAAGAGGGA is a window of Portunus trituberculatus isolate SZX2019 chromosome 1, ASM1759143v1, whole genome shotgun sequence DNA encoding:
- the LOC123511743 gene encoding uncharacterized protein LOC123511743 isoform X2, which produces MVRVTTPQPGQVTLHNLTLPHGSYQVKVFKRVDTGELDGLTDSTPAGGGGRGRLIVRKHHFLLPTKRRRERILVRNRRHKMATSGLEGRKKPGLSNTELILQNLSQLQYSTHRKHRLTQHKHQTSHTTPAGVEGTEGGPCVCCKCFSFSLNYNNMTAVLTFNYSLTESCQPACSTVNVQLYREGQSLSTAHQDTEKPGDPLMGSERIGRDKNVTQGPIQYSNIDTGCYYVELKPHLYPLPERTMPLCVAPLINVTDMEAWDPYFSLEPNPHRQSLTVRWMVGEQFNFSSYDLTLHHHPSLHINCTGTAIFPNMSIIPQNRLEVRQSVYTFHNLSSGWYCARVTPLDDRCPLDGCHVVSSPAQFLLEPADWKCEAEEECDDKGGLGLTLLVVGCVVGAVVTGVTLAWAILYTWPSITQVFSSATHYSPVPIRSSVHKGGGHRRQVVLLVWTPQDPHSAKFVSIITAFKTLLRTYGHCEVYDYLELSSLPERQQLHLLASPTTWLDSILAQHSIKIIMVASEGAWQRQLEWKQPDSGMQKASVSLLSTSHNALDQLLFPYLLRRLHDQPDLAGDYSRLFHVRFSEVSHSAVELSNLVSWKRFKIPEHIRSLAVSLHGGVAASAFEEPSEEQLRDLQAALSAHPQHCSHLTNGTTLPWPTAVTCNGNSALGNGTART
- the LOC123511743 gene encoding uncharacterized protein LOC123511743 isoform X1 produces the protein MRGPLHASLSLSVCFAIFTVISLGFPTLPPLTCSLESSAGEGEGERESVACSLSVSYHKGASSGECDTHHTDTTTLSANTTDDEQDSISVRDRYWNSAASLININFPLWNTQRAVVVVTGRLARRLHHGRQRCVMVRVTTPQPGQVTLHNLTLPHGSYQVKVFKRVDTGELDGLTDSTPAGGGGRGRLIVRKHHFLLPTKRRRERILVRNRRHKMATSGLEGRKKPGLSNTELILQNLSQLQYSTHRKHRLTQHKHQTSHTTPAGVEGTEGGPCVCCKCFSFSLNYNNMTAVLTFNYSLTESCQPACSTVNVQLYREGQSLSTAHQDTEKPGDPLMGSERIGRDKNVTQGPIQYSNIDTGCYYVELKPHLYPLPERTMPLCVAPLINVTDMEAWDPYFSLEPNPHRQSLTVRWMVGEQFNFSSYDLTLHHHPSLHINCTGTAIFPNMSIIPQNRLEVRQSVYTFHNLSSGWYCARVTPLDDRCPLDGCHVVSSPAQFLLEPADWKCEAEEECDDKGGLGLTLLVVGCVVGAVVTGVTLAWAILYTWPSITQVFSSATHYSPVPIRSSVHKGGGHRRQVVLLVWTPQDPHSAKFVSIITAFKTLLRTYGHCEVYDYLELSSLPERQQLHLLASPTTWLDSILAQHSIKIIMVASEGAWQRQLEWKQPDSGMQKASVSLLSTSHNALDQLLFPYLLRRLHDQPDLAGDYSRLFHVRFSEVSHSAVELSNLVSWKRFKIPEHIRSLAVSLHGGVAASAFEEPSEEQLRDLQAALSAHPQHCSHLTNGTTLPWPTAVTCNGNSALGNGTART